From the Astyanax mexicanus isolate ESR-SI-001 chromosome 9, AstMex3_surface, whole genome shotgun sequence genome, one window contains:
- the si:ch211-242e8.1 gene encoding uncharacterized protein si:ch211-242e8.1 isoform X2 — translation MRSAWPLVWAVCGLSAGAPPAHGASVSPILLVSTVATPTEDQTTPTESLNNNDTGGLSCVSLLPPRRGSYYVEQGTGVSVGSILVFWCREGYQLVGSEKITCMVRAGVPRWSNYLPVCESIPKPDDQGLRMALLVSVVSGVVILVMTVSFIVCCIQEHMSKKKEKHRSGRSRRREKRHSRSRRSPSWLVREELDWEAFPPPKIFNVSQRFERTAPAGSPLYPGVTRGYENRGSQESLLRSPHPGVYHTDSQVYPHLVLQRVQTAPNPQASPTTPVYLHISTPPNAAKAQRRPPVTLP, via the exons ATGCGGTCCGCGTGGCCGCtggtgtgggcagtgtgtggGCTGAGCGCGGGGGCTCCCCCTGCCCACGGAGCATCAGTCAGCCCCATCCTGCTCGTGAGCACCGTGGCCACGCCCACCGAGGATCAGACCACGCCCACAGAGTCTCTTAACAACAATGACACAG GTGGCTTGAGCTGTGTGTCTCTGCTCCCCCCACGGAGAGGGTCCTACTATGTGGAGCAGGGCACTGGGGTGTCTGTAGGCTCTATCCTGGTGTTCTGGTGTCGGGAGGGATACCAGCTGGTGGGCAGTGAGAAGATCACCTGCATGGTCCGTGCAGGTGTTCCACGCTGGAGTAATTACCTGCCTGTTTGTGAGA GCATCCCAAAGCCAGATGACCAGGGCTTGCGTATGGCATTGCTGGTGTCTGTGGTCAGTGGTGTGGTCATTCTAGTCATGACGGTTTCGTTTATTGTGTGCTGTATCCAGGAGCACATGAGCAAAAAGAAGGAGAAGCACCGGTCAGGCAGGAGCAG GAGAAGAGAAAAACGCCATTCGAGATCCAGAAGAAGCCCATCCTGGTTAGTCCGGGAGGAGCTGGACTGGGAAGCTTTCCCACCTCCGAAAATCTTCAATGTGTCTCAGCGTTTTGAGCGAACAGCACCTGCTGGTAGCCCTCTTTACCCTGGGGTCACAAGAGGCTACGAAAACAGAGG GAGTCAGGAGAGCCTGCTGAGGAGCCCTCACCCTGGAGTCTACCACACAGACAGCCAGGTCTACCCCCATCTGGTGCTCCAGAGGGTACAAACAGCTCCAAACCCTCAGGCCAGCCCCACAACGCCAGTCTACCTGCACATCTCCACTCCTCCCAATGCGGCCAAAGCTCAGCGCCGCCCTCCTGTCACCCTCCCATAG
- the si:ch211-242e8.1 gene encoding uncharacterized protein si:ch211-242e8.1 isoform X1 produces the protein MRSAWPLVWAVCGLSAGAPPAHGASVSPILLVSTVATPTEDQTTPTESLNNNDTGGLSCVSLLPPRRGSYYVEQGTGVSVGSILVFWCREGYQLVGSEKITCMVRAGVPRWSNYLPVCESIPKPDDQGLRMALLVSVVSGVVILVMTVSFIVCCIQEHMSKKKEKHRSGRSRRREKRHSRSRRSPSWLVREELDWEAFPPPKIFNVSQRFERTAPAGSPLYPGVTRGYENRGYERSQESLLRSPHPGVYHTDSQVYPHLVLQRVQTAPNPQASPTTPVYLHISTPPNAAKAQRRPPVTLP, from the exons ATGCGGTCCGCGTGGCCGCtggtgtgggcagtgtgtggGCTGAGCGCGGGGGCTCCCCCTGCCCACGGAGCATCAGTCAGCCCCATCCTGCTCGTGAGCACCGTGGCCACGCCCACCGAGGATCAGACCACGCCCACAGAGTCTCTTAACAACAATGACACAG GTGGCTTGAGCTGTGTGTCTCTGCTCCCCCCACGGAGAGGGTCCTACTATGTGGAGCAGGGCACTGGGGTGTCTGTAGGCTCTATCCTGGTGTTCTGGTGTCGGGAGGGATACCAGCTGGTGGGCAGTGAGAAGATCACCTGCATGGTCCGTGCAGGTGTTCCACGCTGGAGTAATTACCTGCCTGTTTGTGAGA GCATCCCAAAGCCAGATGACCAGGGCTTGCGTATGGCATTGCTGGTGTCTGTGGTCAGTGGTGTGGTCATTCTAGTCATGACGGTTTCGTTTATTGTGTGCTGTATCCAGGAGCACATGAGCAAAAAGAAGGAGAAGCACCGGTCAGGCAGGAGCAG GAGAAGAGAAAAACGCCATTCGAGATCCAGAAGAAGCCCATCCTGGTTAGTCCGGGAGGAGCTGGACTGGGAAGCTTTCCCACCTCCGAAAATCTTCAATGTGTCTCAGCGTTTTGAGCGAACAGCACCTGCTGGTAGCCCTCTTTACCCTGGGGTCACAAGAGGCTACGAAAACAGAGGGTACGAGAG GAGTCAGGAGAGCCTGCTGAGGAGCCCTCACCCTGGAGTCTACCACACAGACAGCCAGGTCTACCCCCATCTGGTGCTCCAGAGGGTACAAACAGCTCCAAACCCTCAGGCCAGCCCCACAACGCCAGTCTACCTGCACATCTCCACTCCTCCCAATGCGGCCAAAGCTCAGCGCCGCCCTCCTGTCACCCTCCCATAG
- the c9h11orf16 gene encoding uncharacterized protein C11orf16 homolog, whose product MDSSRGVIPVLMGKDRNVTLILDTSEAMTAVLGTVKNLIVQTLLAKASLRNSLFNIITFSYKVTPWSDHMVPCAPDTVYEALGWIHTLTTSPGKDLLTALTTAFSDPACQSVHLVTNSLPDNPENCLSALSTCGTRPVHTFHIAEKQALDSDTLDFLKCLTSATRGSCYRLNLNSGSTAEQVALLHSAEHQIQEPSFSENRCCRALHYNPMHAVCLSPYWGSLRNPFSATPCISARLMRGAEFYPGCRVLARREADGFYYLGTIVHQLQDRGGFFMVAFDKPGYRVDSTSELALPQPTCQPDMINITQGYGHSIVPGDTVLAPFEQEMSRYGPGRIVSGMELRDPLRGGAGNGLLVLFWNGFRTHVPNNLAVWIPASHYEQIIREFQSHALFRSSCCLNHTYCNQINWTPACCMHQCLSAASALCHCPINSCLPQTSSFLRSNQENEKVEINADQQKELQGSQETQIPSPSPSSSSEDEEEKLEVTESELVSRSVNTDISCLKKAYTESQSKPAWRYWRRGAPEAHHKQPGIEARSLNVSYSWPGKPSSHTECPSSSISTVTNNSSVFDLVPVSARRGVTVREIFGWTEQPASKGVSPLAFALRKISVKQNFN is encoded by the exons atGGACAGCAGCCGAGGTGTCATCCCTGTGCTCATGGGGAAAGACAGGAACGTCACCCTCATACTGGACACTTCTGAGGCTATGACCGCTGTTCTGGGAACAGTGAAGAACCTGATTGTTCAAACTCTACTCGCCAAAGCTTCACTCAGGAACTCCCTTTTTAACATCATCACGTTTTCATATAAG GTAACACCATGGTCTGATCACATGGTCCCTTGTGCCCCTGATACAGTGTATGAAGCCCTGGGCTGGATCCACACGCTCACGACCAGCCCTGGAAAGGATCTCCTGACAGCACTTACCACCGCATTCTCTGATCCTGCTTGTCAGTCTGTCCACCTTGTGACCAACAGTCTCCCAGACAACCCAGAGAATTGTCTAAGTGCACTGTCTACCTGTGGGACACGTCCAGTGCACACTTTTCACATTGCTGAAAAACAGGCCTTGGACAGTGACACGCTGGATTTTCTGAAGTGCTTGACTTCTGCTACTAGAGGAAGCTGTTATAGGCTCAATCTGAACTCAGGCAGCACAGCAGAGCAG GTAGCTTTGCTGCACTCAGCAGAACACCAGATTCAAGAACCATCATTCTCAGAGAATAGATGCTGCCGGGCCTTACATTACAACCCCATGCATGCAGTCTGTCTTTCCCCATACTG GGGTTCTCTTAGAAATCCCTTTAGTGCAACGCCTTGTATTTCAGCAAGGTTGATGAGAGGGGCAGAGTTCTATCCAGGCTGCCGAGTGTTAGCTAGAAGAGAGGCAGATGGATTTTACTACTTGGGGACAATTGTACACCAGCTTCAG GATAGAGGAGGGTTTTTTATGGTGGCATTTGATAAGCCAGGGTACAGGGTGGATAGCACCTCAGAACTGGCACTGCCCCAGCCAACATGCCAACCAGATATGATCAATATAACTCAGGGATATGGACACAGTATTGTACCTGGAGACACAGTGTTAGCTCCCTTTGAGCAGGAGATGAGCAGGTACGGGCCTGGCAGGATCGTTTCAGGAATGGAGCTAAGAGACCCACTGAGAG GTGGAGCAGGGAATGGGCTTTTGGTTCTCTTTTGGAATGGATTCAGAACACATGTGCCCAATAACCTGGCTGTGTGGATACCAGCCTCTCACTACGAGCAAATCATCAGGGAATTCCAGTCTCATGCACTTTTCAGATCATCCTGCTGCTTAAACCACACTTACTGTAATCAAATAAACTGGACACCAGCCTGCTGCATGCATCAGTGTCTCTCAGCAGCTTCTGCCTTGTGCCATTGTCCAATCAACAGCTGCCTTCCCCAGACCTCATCTTTTCTCAGGAGCAACCAAGAGAATGAGAAGGTGGAAATTAATGCTGACCAACAGAAGGAACTGCAGGGTTCTCAGGAAACACAGATACCATCCCCTTCACCATCATCTTCAAGTGAGGATGAAGAGGAAAAATTAGAAGTCACAGAGTCTGAGCTGGTGAGCCGCTCAGTAAACACTGATATATCATGCCTAAAAAAGGCCTACACTGAGTCACAGAGTAAACCAGCCTGGAGATATTGGAGGAGAGGAGCTCCGGAGGCACACCACAAACAACCAG GAATAGAGGCCAGATCTCTAAATGTAAGCTATTCTTGGCCTGGAAAACCATCCAGCCACACAGAGTGTCCCTCCTCCTCCATTTCTACAGTAACAAATAACAGCTCGGTGTTTGACCTAGTTCCTGTTTCAGCAAGAAGAGGTGTAACAGTCAGAGAGATATTTGGCTGGACTGAACAACCAGCTTCTAAAGGTGTATCTCCACTGGCTTTTGCACTGAGAAAGATTTCAgttaaacaaaattttaattaa
- the LOC111194727 gene encoding leukotriene B4 receptor 1-like translates to MASYSQESLQSNFSWALRNGSSLASVIAECNKNGTPPARIPIQITVLVIALPANALLVWLLLRNKKPLSPSEVLGLNLAVLSIIYCLSLPLDIYISTRLRSGLLLRICHTFSILSYFGCPLLLSSMCTERFVAASFPVLFMRLGKLEYRAAYSAFLWLLTITMAAATYIYSLPVVAVALSFIINILFFFMLIALLGIVWVLCKKGPGDATNGEQRDSSIKKRALKNILAVIVPSTIIYLPVVALGPYLLLLEAIGDDGMNAFLCNGLQLFSVLPNFGVCIGPSFYLTRARQVLCYKSNET, encoded by the coding sequence ATGGCATCTTATTCACAGGAATCTCTGCAAAGCAATTTTTCATGGGCCTTACGGAACGGGTCCTCTTTAGCCTCGGTTATAGCCGAGTGTAACAAGAACGGAACTCCTCCGGCTCGGATACCCATCCAGATCACTGTCCTAGTCATCGCCCTTCCTGCGAATGCGCTCCTGGTCTGGTTGCTACTGAGAAACAAGAAGCCTCTGTCACCCTCTGAGGTTTTAGGCCTCAACCTCGCTGTGCTCAGTATCATATATTGCCTCAGTCTGCCTTTAGACATCTATATTTCAACACGTCTGCGCTCCGGACTGCTCCTCCGTATCTGTCACACCTTCTCCATCCTCAGTTACTTCGGCTGCCCCCTCCTGCTCTCCAGTATGTGTACGGAACGCTTTGTGGCCGCATCCTTCCCTGTGCTCTTCATGAGACTCGGGAAGTTGGAGTACCGCGCTGCATACTCTGCCTTCCTCTGGCTGCTCACTATAACCATGGCAGCTGCCACCTACATCTACAGCCTCCCTGTTGTAGCTGTGGCCCTCTCCTTCATCATCAACATCCTCTTCTTCTTCATGCTGATCGCCCTGCTGGGCATCGTGTGGGTGCTGTGCAAAAAGGGTCCAGGTGACGCCACAAACGGGGAACAACGGGATTCGTCCATAAAGAAGAGAGCTCTGAAGAACATCCTAGCTGTAATAGTGCCCTCCACTATAATCTATCTGCCAGTAGTGGCCCTGGGCCCTTACCTCCTGCTGCTCGAGGCAATCGGGGATGATGGTATGAATGCGTTTCTGTGCAATGGTCTGCAGTTGTTTAGTGTTCTCCCCAATTTCGGAGTCTGTATTGGGCCTTCCTTCTACTTGACTCGGGCAAGGCAAGTGCTCTGCTACAAAAGTAATGAAACCTGA
- the LOC103022056 gene encoding LOW QUALITY PROTEIN: nuclear receptor-interacting protein 3 (The sequence of the model RefSeq protein was modified relative to this genomic sequence to represent the inferred CDS: inserted 1 base in 1 codon; substituted 1 base at 1 genomic stop codon) translates to GVNPYQTGAPWLDDGEQAGTPXACLGLXKEPPAAGAEQRSSMELREAAALRQQRRIKQAIQFLHKDSADLLPLDGLKKLGTSKEGQPHNILQRRLLEANLSRNRLNSRTMKAPVNNIVQSHGVNSETQETESDLIQVMGQCSGREVVVTVNTGCTLNLISSVSVEKLGLKEKIISGKSEADLGPLQHNLLIIGQIVLSLVIGQTKMELLFSVVEIDRMFLSLGTKTLKALKCVIDTEKQMLVLGKSVREQVHFAGRHENEVSME, encoded by the exons GGGCGCCGTGGTTGGATGACGGAGAGCAGGCAGGGACCC CCGCCTGTCTGGGTTTATAAAAGGAGCCTCCAGCGGCGGGAGCTGAACAGAGGAGCAGCATGGAGCTGAGAGAGGCGGCGGCTCTCCGCCAGCAGCGCAGGATTAAACAGGCGATCCAGTTTTTACACAAGGATTCAGCGGACCTGCTGCCTTTAGATGGCCTCAAGAAACTGGGAACCTCTAAAGAGGGG CAACCACATAACATTCTCCAGAGAAGGCTGCTGGAGGCCAACTTATCACGAAACAGACTCAACAGCCGCACAATGAAAGCACCTGTGAATAATATAGTTCAGAGCCATGGTGTTAACAGCGAGACACAGGAGACGGAGAGTGACCTCATTCAAGTCATGGGTCAG TGCTCAGGGCGGGAGGTGGTGGTTACTGTCAACACTGGCTGTACATTAAACCTCATATCATCAGTCAGTGTGGAGAAACTTGG CTTGAAGGAAAAGATCATCAGTGGCAAAAGCGAGGCTGACTTAGGGCCACTCCAGCACAACCTACTAATCATCGGACAGATTGTGCTGAGTTTAGTCATTGGACAAACAAAGATGGAGCTTTTATTTAGTGTTGTGG AAATTGACAGGATGTTCCTCTCACTTGGTACAAAGACGCTAAAGGCCCTGAAG TGTGTGATTGACACTGAAAAGCAGATGCTGGTTCTTGGAAAATCCGTAAGAGAGCAAGTCCATTTTGCTGGAAGACATGAAAATGAAG TCTCCATGGAATAA
- the akip1 gene encoding A-kinase-interacting protein 1 translates to MRRTASMAGQSWLESSLQRSSKLGLEVLERAKRRSVDWPSVRRPNRKHNAKEKHAEVQEELCVHEGLDLDRAFSRIVQHMSETTHQCKNFYKSSSAAKVSEQEKSHVCRFHSQQSPSGQHRPTNSTFRKAQYTGLSEPEDFLIEVSPGTYSVTAAMQDASPQTRVVHISAGESKSLTFDL, encoded by the exons ATGAGGCGGACTGCATCCATGGCAGGGCAGTCCTGGTTGGAGTCTTCACTGCAGCGCTCATCCAAACTTGGGCTTGAGGTGTTGGAAAGAGCCAAAAGACGGTCTGTAGACTGGCCAAGTGTGAGACGGCCCAACCGGAAGCACAATGCCAAAGAGAAACACGCTGAG GTTCAGGAGGAGCTCTGTGTCCATGAAGGCTTGGATCTGGACCGTGCTTTTTCCAGAATAGTGCAGCACATGTCAGAAACTACCCATCAGTGCAAG AATTTTTACAAATCTTCAAGTGCAGCAAAGGTCAGCGAGCAGGAGAAAAGCCATGTGTGCCGTTTTCACTCTCAGCAGTCGCCTTCAGGTCAACACCGGCCAACAAATTCGACCTTCAGGAAAGCTCAGTACACT GGTCTTTCTGAACCTGAGGATTTCCTGATTGAAGTGTCTCCAGGCACTTATTCCGTCACAGCAGCAATGCAGGATGCAAGTCCACAGACAAGAGTCGTCCACATCAGTGCAGGGGAGAGCAAGAGTCTCACATTTGATCTCTGA